The genomic region GCGAGCACGGCCAGCGTCGGAACCGCATCCTGCATCTGCGAACCGTCGATTTCGGCGGGCAGCTGCGGAAAACGGGCAATCATGTCGTAGGCGCGGGCATCCGGTTGCGAAAAGGCGTCGGCGGGAACACCGAGATCGATCGCGCCGCCGGTCAGCACTTCGGCGGCCCAGAGATAGGTCGCAGCCGAAGCATCGGGCTCAACGATGAAGTCGGCGGCGCTGTAGCCGGTCGGCTCGACGCGCCAGGTGACGGGGCTGGTCTTTTCGACCTTGGCGCCGAAGGCCTTCATCGCCGCCGTGGTCAGATCGATATAACCGAGCGCGCCGATATCCTCGCCGACGAGTTCGATATCGACCGGCCGGTCGCCGCCGGCCGCCATCATCAGCAGCGCCGAGACATACTGGCTGGAGAGGCCGCCATCGATGCGGATGCGGTCGGCCTGGAAGCGGCCGGTGCCTTTGACGGTGACCGGCGGGCAGCCGGTTTCCGATGTCGCGTCGACGCCGAGCGTGCGCATTGCCTCGACCAGCGGGCCGATCGGGCGCTTGCGCATATGTTCGTCGCCATCGACGATCACCGTGCCATCGACCAAGGCGGCGGCCGCCGTCAGGAAGCGCGTCGCCGTGCCGGCATTGCCGAGGAAGAGCGGCGCCTTCGGCGGCTGGAGCCTGCCGCTG from Rhizobium sp. BT03 harbors:
- the aroA gene encoding 3-phosphoshikimate 1-carboxyvinyltransferase; translated protein: MTPTAKLTIIPPGGPLSGRAMPPGSKSITNRALLLAGLAKGTSRLTGALKSDDTRYMADALRAMGVSIDEPDDTTFVVTGSGRLQPPKAPLFLGNAGTATRFLTAAAALVDGTVIVDGDEHMRKRPIGPLVEAMRTLGVDATSETGCPPVTVKGTGRFQADRIRIDGGLSSQYVSALLMMAAGGDRPVDIELVGEDIGALGYIDLTTAAMKAFGAKVEKTSPVTWRVEPTGYSAADFIVEPDASAATYLWAAEVLTGGAIDLGVPADAFSQPDARAYDMIARFPQLPAEIDGSQMQDAVPTLAVLAAFNETPVRFVGIANLRVKECDRIRALSSGLNRILPGLAREEGDDLIVRSDPALAGKRLPAEIDSFADHRIAMSFALAGLKIDGITILDPDCVGKTFPAYWRTLAALGVTYRDKD